Proteins encoded by one window of Polyodon spathula isolate WHYD16114869_AA chromosome 16, ASM1765450v1, whole genome shotgun sequence:
- the LOC121329075 gene encoding serine/threonine-protein kinase PINK1, mitochondrial-like: MSVRHAVRRGLELGRSVLQLGLLKPAARVAAKLRGEQLRLGQTSSRVQPQTFLPGRYRYYRVSLSGLAARLQRRVFWRIPGSGSPRNRAVFLAFGVGLGLIEQQLEEDRTVVATCQEIQALFHNKAKKHESPLKPFTTGYKLEDYVIGQQIGKGCNAAVYEAAAPFAAPWKPEQVSHVQAPPRGEALLDTGLALTSRPARLPLAVKMMWNFTAGSSSESILRAMGQELVAAPPLAMSRERGTAALNGQFGCIRKKLEPHPNVIQVFRAFTADVPLLPGAWADYPDMLPARLNPDGIGHNRTLFLVMKNYPCTLRQSLQVSLPDNREATLLILQLLEGVDHLNRQGIAHRDLKSDNILLEHDSVGCPRLVITDFGCCLAERHLWLKLPFNSNSVDRGGNPCLMAPEVATAVPGPGVVIDYSKADAWAVGAIAYEIFGLPNPFYTAGPEGLESRTYQEKQLPPLPSTVPPEARLVVKLLLRRNANKRPSARVAANLLHICQWGGNLQNVDRMKMQKIADWLLCRAAAALLHAGYNAGNMVEAELQGSFLSNVDLGELRMAMAFLSCEWPWLF; this comes from the exons ATGTCTGTTAGACATGCTGTACGCCGTGGGCTGGAGCTGGGTCGCTCGGTACTGCAGCTCGGGCTTCTGAAACCAGCGGCCCGGGTTGCAGCTAAGCTCCGAGGAGAACAACTCAGACTCGGCCAAACCTCCAGTCGTGTACAGCCTCAGACTTTCCTGCCGGGTCGTTATCGGTATTACCGAGTGTCCCTCAGCGGGCTTGCGGCTCGGCTGCAGCGGCGGGTGTTCTGGAGGATTCCCGGTTCGGGCTCCCCCAGGAACAGAGCTGTGTTTTTGGCTTTCGGGGTAGGCTTGGGTCTTATTGAACAACAGCTGGAAGAAGACAGAACGGTCGTTGCGACATGTCAGGAAATTCAG GCACTTTTCCATAACAAGGCAAAGAAACATGAAAGCCCACTAAAGCCTTTCACCACCGGCTACAAACTTGAGGATTACGTGATTGGACAGCAGATTGGGAAAGGCTGTAACGCTGCAGTGTACGAGGCTGCTGCTCCATTCGCTGCCCCCTGGAAACCTGAGCAAGTCTCCCATGTGCAGGCACCCCCCAGGGGGGAAGCGCTCCTGGACACCGGCCTCGCTCTGACAAGCCGTCCAGCTCGGCTCCCGCTGGCTGTGAAAATGATGTGGAATTTCACG GCAGGATCTTCTAGTGAGTCTATCCTGAGAGCCATGGGTCAGGAATTGGTTGCAGCTCCTCCACTTGCTAtgagcagagagagaggaacagctGCACTAAATGG GCAATTTGGCTGCATCAGGAAGAAGCTGGAGCCTCATCCCAATGTAATCCAGGTTTTCCGTGCTTTTACTGCGGATGTGCCTCTGCTTCCTGGTGCCTGGGCTGATTATCCTGATATGCTGCCTGCCAGATTGAATCCAGATGGCATCGGACACAACCGCACCCTGTTCTTAGTAATGAAGAA cTACCCCTGCACTCTGCGGCAGTCCCTGCAAGTTTCCCTTCCTGATAACAGGGAGGCGACTCTGCTGATTCTGCAGCTGCTAGAAGGAGTGGATCACCTGAACAGACAAGGAATCGCTCACAGAGACCTCAAATCTGACAACATCCTGCTGGAGCATGATTCAG TTGGCTGCCCACGCCTGGTGATCACAGATTTTGGCTGCTGTCTGGCTGAGCGACACTTGTGGTTGAAGCTACCCTTTAACAGTAACTCTGTCGATCGGGGTGGAAATCCTTGCCTCATGGCACCTGAA GTTGCAACTGCAGTCCCAGGTCCTGGTGTTGTTATTGACTACAGCAAAGCAGACGCCTGGGCAGTGGGTGCTATTGCCTATGAAATCTTTGGGCTGCCCAACCCCTTCTATACTGCAGGCCCAGAGGGACTAGAGAGCAGGACTTACCAGGAGAAGCAGCTCCCCCCGCTGCCCAGCACTGTGCCTCCTGAAGCTCGGCTTGTGGTAAAACTGCTGCTGCGCAGAAATGCAAACAAG cgTCCAAGTGCTAGAGTTGCTGCCAATTTGCTCCACATTTGTCAGTGGGGTGGAAATCTCCAGAATGTGGACAGAATGAAGATGCAGAAGATTGCTGACTGGCTTCTGTGCCGCGCCGCTGCTGCACTGCTGCATGCTGGGTACAATGCTGGAAACATGGTGGAGGCGGAGCTGCAGGGAAGCTTCCTCTCCAATGTTGACTTGGGAGAATTGCGAATGGCCATGGCTTTTCTGAGCTGCGAATGGCCATGGCTTTTCTGA